A stretch of the Vitis vinifera cultivar Pinot Noir 40024 chromosome 16, ASM3070453v1 genome encodes the following:
- the LOC132255292 gene encoding putative receptor like protein 25: MTRLQGLMFLNLSVNHLEGQLPMEIGAMTSLESLDLSRNKLSGVIPQSLAGISFLSHLNVSYNNFSGRIPSGTQIQGFNASCFIGNLELCGPPLRETCIGDDLPEVPIPGPADEEDDDD, encoded by the coding sequence ATGACCCGTCTTCAAGGTTTGATGTTCTTGAACCTGTCTGTAAATCATCTTGAAGGACAACTTCCTATGGAGATCGGCGCCATGACATCCTTGGAGTCTCTTGATCTCTCCAGGAACAAACTTTCGGGTGTTATTCCACAAAGCCTTGCAGGTATATCATTCTTGAGCCATTTAAATGTGTCGTACAATAACTTCTCAGGCAGAATTCCATCAGGCACTCAAATCCAAGGCTTTAATGCGAGCTGTTTTATTGGTAATCTTGAGCTCTGTGGGCCGCCTCTCAGAGAAACTTGTATTGGAGATGATCTCCCAGAGGTTCCAATACCAGGGCCTGCTGATGAAGAGGACGATGATGATTGA
- the LOC104877348 gene encoding receptor-like protein EIX1: MERKSIGDVVVLWLWFLSLATINIQFSLSDGTSDVICSARERRALQRIKQGLVDQGNYLSSWTREACCSWKGIGCDNITRHVVKINLSREPMEGAFLGGDISTSLLDLNHLQYLDLSWNSFEGLQIPEFLGSLTGLRYLNLSNAGLTGDVPRQLGKQSSLQNLTSLVAEDLSNNALEGESPRSLGEHCNLQRLDLSSNKLVKGLEFLDLGADEVSGHFLKCLSVLSDGNSSSSGPTSVSVRGLSSLSYLDMSGNSQKGIVSGKYFANLTRLKYLHASSNSFTLQVGSDWNPPFQLEILKMGYWQLGPLFPASANAKGSDGSRHIQSMSTVVLFPF; this comes from the exons ATGGAGAGGAAAAGTATTGGAGATGTGGTGGTTCTGTGGCTTTGGTTTCTGTCCTTAGCAACTATAAACATCCAGTTTAGTTTGAGTGATGGAACTTCAGATGTCATCtgcagtgcaagagaaagaagagCACTCCAGAGAATCAAACAAGGCCTTGTGGATCAGGGAAACTACCTCTCTTCATGGACCCGTGAAGCCTGCTGTTCATGGAAAGGCATTGGCTGTGACAACATAACTAGGCATGTTGTCAAGATCAACCTCAGTCGTGAGCCCATGGAAGGAGCTTTCTTGGGTGGGGATATAAGTACTTCTTTGTTGGACCTGAACCATCTTCAGTACCTGGACCTCAGTTGGAACAGCTTTGAAGGACTTCAGATTCCAGAATTCCTTGGTTCCCTGACAGGTTTAAGGTATCTTAATCTCTCCAATGCAGGTTTGACTGGTGATGTTCCTCGTCAACTTGGAAAACAGTCGAGCTTACA AAACCTTACTTCACTTGTAGCTGAAGACCTGTCAAACAATGCCCTTGAAGGGGAAAGCCCAAGATCATTGGGAGAACATTGCAATCTACAAAGGCTAGATTTGTCATCTAATAAACTTGTCAAAGGTTTAGAGTTTCTAGACCTTGGTGCAGATGAAGTTTCAGGTCATTTTTTGAAATGCTTATCAGTTCTTTCTGATGGGAATAGTTCATCTTCTGGACCAACATCTGTATCTGTAAGAGGCTTGTCATCCTTGAGTTACTTAGATATGTCCGGGAATTCTCAGAAGGGTATAGTGTCTGGAAAGTACTTCGCTAATTTGACAAGGTTGAAATATTTACATGCTTCTTCAAACTCGTTTACATTGCAAGTAGGTTCTGACTGGAATCCTCCATTCCaactagaaattttgaaaatgggatATTGGCAGTTGGGGCCTTTATTTCCTGCATCTGCAAACGCAAAAGGATCAGATGGATCTAGACATATCCAGAGTATGAGTACGGTGGTTCTCTTCCCCTTCTAA